The Pseudomonas sp. DG56-2 genome contains a region encoding:
- a CDS encoding MFS transporter → MTSVPGSIAQPSRPLTRSDYKTLSLSALGGALEFYDFIIFVFFATVVGQLFFPADMPDWLRLMQTFGIFAAGYLARPLGGIVMAHFGDLLGRKKMFTLSIFMMAVPTLIMGLLPTYAQIGVMAPFLLLLMRVIQGAAIGGEVPGAWVFVSEHVPARNTGYACGTLTAGLTAGILLGSLVATLINTIYTTEEVADYAWRIPFLLGGVFGLFAVYLRRWLHETPVFAEMQARKALAEEVPLRAVLRDHRGAIVLSMLLTWLLSAGIVVVILMTPALLQSLYHITPLDSLKANSMAIVLLSLGCIGTGALADRIGAGRVFVVGSLMLLASSWTFYHTLPTHSEWMFPLYALTGLCVGIVGAVPYVMVKAFPPAVRFSGLSFSYNMAYAIFGGLTPMVVTALLKFSPMAPAYYVAGICAIGLLVGIYLLTKKR, encoded by the coding sequence ATGACCTCCGTGCCCGGTAGTATCGCGCAGCCTTCGAGGCCGCTCACCCGCAGTGACTATAAGACCCTGTCGCTTTCCGCTTTGGGCGGGGCACTGGAGTTCTACGATTTCATCATTTTCGTATTCTTCGCCACCGTCGTCGGCCAGTTGTTCTTTCCTGCCGACATGCCGGATTGGCTGCGCTTGATGCAAACGTTTGGCATTTTTGCCGCCGGCTACTTGGCGCGCCCGCTGGGCGGCATTGTCATGGCCCACTTTGGCGACCTGCTGGGGCGCAAGAAAATGTTCACGTTGAGCATTTTCATGATGGCCGTACCCACGCTGATCATGGGTCTGCTGCCAACGTATGCGCAGATAGGTGTGATGGCGCCGTTCCTGCTTTTGCTGATGCGGGTGATCCAAGGTGCGGCGATTGGCGGTGAAGTGCCAGGCGCGTGGGTATTTGTGTCCGAACATGTGCCGGCACGTAATACAGGTTATGCCTGCGGCACGCTGACCGCTGGGCTAACGGCCGGGATCCTCCTTGGCTCCCTGGTGGCAACCCTGATCAACACGATTTACACCACCGAGGAAGTAGCGGACTACGCCTGGCGTATTCCATTCCTGCTGGGTGGTGTGTTCGGATTGTTCGCGGTCTACCTGCGTCGTTGGCTACATGAAACCCCCGTCTTTGCCGAAATGCAGGCACGCAAGGCACTGGCTGAGGAAGTACCGCTGCGGGCAGTGTTGCGTGATCACCGAGGCGCCATTGTTCTTTCGATGTTGCTGACCTGGTTGTTATCAGCCGGCATTGTCGTGGTCATCCTGATGACGCCTGCGTTGCTGCAGAGCCTTTATCACATCACCCCGCTCGATTCGCTGAAGGCTAACAGCATGGCGATTGTCTTGCTCAGCCTGGGCTGCATAGGTACCGGTGCGCTGGCTGACCGTATAGGGGCTGGACGGGTATTCGTCGTCGGTAGTCTGATGTTGCTGGCGTCCTCCTGGACCTTCTATCACACCCTGCCAACCCATTCAGAATGGATGTTCCCGCTGTACGCCTTGACTGGGCTGTGTGTGGGCATCGTGGGTGCGGTTCCGTATGTCATGGTCAAGGCTTTCCCGCCTGCGGTACGTTTCAGTGGCCTGTCTTTTTCCTACAACATGGCCTACGCGATCTTCGGCGGCCTGACGCCGATGGTGGTAACGGCGTTGCTCAAATTCAGCCCTATGGCTCCGGCCTACTATGTGGCCGGTATCTGCGCCATCGGTCTGCTGGTTGGCATCTATCTGCTGACCAAAAAACGCTGA
- the pstA gene encoding phosphate ABC transporter permease PstA translates to MKKDSLKSWFKSGAPGVWVSGGAVAIAVIMTIGLLSVIAVRGLGHFWPADLIQATYKVPGQPDHVVVGEVVQKEEVPLARLKGAGLPVPENGPEFMTRELIKVGNRDLNGSDFTWVVGDWLTDQKTPAELIALERREWGNFYGYLVSVKENGKVVAEGQAAWSELQTRLKRADKLAGELQKLEKKDIGAINYGLERLRLHARKLELNGKLDAAAQADMDAERAELNNRYKAIEERLGSLHQDFGRDSLVVKDGNGREIEISLDKVVHAYQPNAMGSFTKLGVYFAKVWEFLSDDPREANTEGGIFPAIFGTVMMTLIMAVIVTPFGVLAAVYLREYARQGPVTRLIRIAVNNLAGVPAIVYGVFGLGFFVYVLGGSLDRLFFPEALPAPTLGTPGLLWASLTLALLAVPVVIVATEEGLARIPRTVREGSLALGATKAETLWKIVLPMASPAMMTGMILAVARAAGEVAPLMLVGVVKLAPSLPVDGNYPYLHLDQKIMHLGFHIYDVGFQSPNVEAARPLVYATALLLVLVIATLNLSAVWIRNHLREKYKALDS, encoded by the coding sequence GTGAAAAAGGATTCCCTCAAAAGCTGGTTCAAGAGCGGCGCCCCTGGCGTCTGGGTCAGCGGTGGCGCGGTCGCCATCGCGGTGATCATGACCATCGGTCTGCTCTCCGTGATCGCCGTGCGCGGCCTGGGCCACTTCTGGCCGGCCGACCTGATCCAGGCAACCTATAAGGTCCCGGGTCAGCCTGACCATGTAGTGGTCGGTGAAGTCGTACAGAAAGAAGAAGTGCCTCTGGCGCGTTTGAAAGGAGCTGGCTTGCCGGTTCCTGAAAATGGCCCGGAGTTCATGACGCGTGAGTTGATCAAGGTCGGTAACCGCGACCTCAATGGCAGTGACTTCACCTGGGTAGTAGGCGATTGGCTGACTGACCAGAAGACACCAGCGGAGCTGATTGCCCTTGAGCGACGCGAGTGGGGTAACTTTTACGGTTATCTGGTGAGCGTCAAGGAAAACGGCAAGGTCGTCGCCGAAGGCCAGGCTGCCTGGTCTGAACTGCAGACGCGCCTGAAGCGTGCCGATAAGCTGGCGGGCGAGCTGCAAAAGCTTGAGAAGAAGGACATTGGTGCCATTAACTACGGCCTTGAGCGCTTGCGTTTGCACGCTCGCAAGCTGGAACTAAATGGCAAGCTCGATGCCGCCGCCCAGGCAGACATGGACGCCGAACGCGCCGAGCTGAACAACCGCTACAAAGCGATTGAAGAGCGTTTGGGCAGCCTGCATCAGGACTTCGGTCGCGACAGCTTGGTCGTCAAAGACGGCAATGGTCGTGAAATCGAGATCAGCCTGGACAAGGTGGTTCACGCCTACCAGCCGAACGCCATGGGCAGCTTCACCAAGCTCGGTGTGTACTTCGCCAAGGTCTGGGAATTCCTCAGTGACGACCCGCGTGAAGCCAACACTGAAGGCGGGATCTTCCCGGCTATCTTCGGTACGGTGATGATGACCCTGATTATGGCCGTGATCGTCACGCCCTTTGGTGTGCTGGCTGCGGTCTACCTGCGGGAATACGCTCGCCAGGGTCCGGTAACTCGCCTGATCCGTATTGCAGTGAACAACCTGGCTGGCGTACCGGCAATTGTCTACGGTGTGTTCGGCCTGGGCTTCTTCGTCTATGTATTGGGTGGCTCGCTCGACCGTTTGTTCTTCCCTGAAGCATTGCCAGCCCCAACGCTGGGGACTCCAGGCCTGCTCTGGGCCTCGCTGACCCTGGCCTTGCTGGCGGTGCCGGTGGTAATCGTGGCCACTGAAGAAGGCTTGGCGCGTATCCCTCGCACAGTGCGCGAAGGCTCGCTGGCGCTCGGTGCGACCAAGGCCGAGACCCTGTGGAAGATCGTGCTACCCATGGCCAGCCCGGCGATGATGACCGGGATGATTCTCGCCGTGGCGCGTGCTGCCGGTGAGGTGGCGCCGCTGATGCTGGTGGGTGTAGTGAAGCTGGCGCCATCGTTGCCAGTCGACGGTAACTACCCGTATCTGCACCTGGACCAGAAGATCATGCACCTGGGCTTCCACATTTATGACGTTGGCTTCCAGAGTCCTAACGTCGAGGCCGCGCGGCCGTTGGTGTACGCCACCGCGTTGCTGCTGGTGCTGGTCATCGCCACGCTCAACCTTTCGGCGGTATGGATTCGTAACCACCTGCGCGAGAAGTACAAGGCGCTGGATAGCTGA
- a CDS encoding ABC transporter permease subunit, whose translation MNDLANSTMTQNSPPVRIDFNTPELQRKRRMRAFKDRLTRWYVLVGGLAVLAAITLIFFYLAYVVVPLFQGATLTSKKALEPTWLSQDAGKPLMIALEEQNLVGMRVSDKGQALFFDTKTGAELKRVELPLPAGTQVTSIGNDQPGNPLVVLGLSNGQALAFSHSYKITYPDNKKTITPAIDYPYGQEPFVLDEQGRALEHVSLNVNGETLVVAGSTGAHLQVVSLSREENMMTGEVTSEQNRIDLPQMTEPVKAIFIDPRQQWLYVINGRAQADVFSLRDKSLNGRYKLLDDGDAEVTASAQLVGGISLIIGDSKGGLAQWFMARDPDGEQRFKRIREFQMGKAPIVQIDAEERRKGFVALDASGELGVFHSTAHRTLLVEPVAEGAGILALSPRANRIIIEEGGKLLPLSLKNPHPEVSWSALWSKVWYENYDEPKYVWQSTASNTDFEPKLSLSPLTFGTLKAAFYAMILAAPLAIAAAIYTAYFMAPGMRRKVKPVIELMEAMPTVILGFFAGLFLAPYLEGHLPGVFSLFLLMPIGILVAGFSWSRLPESIRLRVPDGWEAAILIPVILLTGWFALYMSPLLETWFFGGDMRLWITNDLGITYDQRNALVVGIAMGFAVIPNIYSIAEDAVFSVPRSLTLGSLALGATPWQTLTRVVILTASPGIFSALMIGMGRAVGETMIVLMATGNTPVMEMNLFEGMRTLAANVAVEMPESEVGGSHYRVLFLAALVLLMFTFVMNTLAELIRQRLRKKYSSL comes from the coding sequence ATGAATGATCTGGCCAACTCCACCATGACCCAAAATTCTCCCCCCGTGCGGATTGATTTCAATACGCCCGAATTGCAACGCAAGCGCCGTATGCGCGCGTTCAAGGATCGCCTGACTCGCTGGTATGTACTGGTGGGCGGGCTTGCCGTGCTGGCAGCGATCACCTTGATCTTCTTTTACTTGGCCTATGTGGTCGTGCCCCTGTTCCAGGGCGCCACACTGACCAGCAAGAAGGCGCTGGAGCCTACCTGGTTGAGCCAGGATGCCGGCAAGCCGCTGATGATCGCTCTGGAAGAGCAAAACCTGGTCGGCATGCGTGTGTCCGACAAGGGCCAGGCGCTGTTCTTCGACACCAAGACCGGTGCCGAGCTCAAGCGCGTAGAGCTGCCTCTGCCTGCTGGCACCCAGGTGACCTCGATCGGTAACGATCAGCCGGGTAATCCGCTGGTGGTGCTGGGCTTGTCCAATGGACAGGCGTTGGCATTCAGCCACAGCTACAAGATCACCTACCCGGACAACAAGAAAACCATCACCCCCGCTATCGACTATCCCTATGGCCAGGAGCCGTTTGTACTCGATGAGCAGGGCCGTGCGCTGGAACACGTGAGCCTCAATGTGAACGGCGAAACCCTGGTGGTTGCCGGTTCCACCGGGGCGCACTTGCAAGTGGTATCGCTGAGCCGCGAAGAAAACATGATGACTGGCGAAGTCACCAGCGAGCAGAACCGTATCGACCTGCCGCAGATGACCGAGCCGGTCAAGGCGATCTTCATCGATCCGCGCCAGCAGTGGCTGTATGTGATCAATGGGCGGGCTCAGGCGGACGTATTCAGCCTGCGGGACAAGAGCCTCAATGGCCGTTACAAGCTGCTTGATGACGGTGATGCCGAAGTTACCGCCAGCGCTCAGTTGGTGGGCGGTATCTCTTTGATCATCGGCGACTCCAAAGGTGGTCTGGCCCAATGGTTCATGGCCCGTGATCCCGATGGCGAGCAGCGCTTCAAGCGTATTCGCGAGTTCCAGATGGGCAAGGCGCCGATCGTGCAGATCGATGCCGAAGAGCGTCGTAAGGGTTTCGTGGCCCTGGATGCCAGCGGTGAACTCGGCGTGTTCCACAGCACTGCGCACCGTACCCTGTTGGTTGAGCCGGTAGCTGAAGGTGCGGGTATTCTCGCGCTGTCGCCTCGGGCCAACCGCATCATTATCGAAGAAGGCGGCAAGCTGCTGCCACTGTCGTTGAAGAACCCGCACCCGGAAGTCTCCTGGAGCGCGTTGTGGAGCAAGGTCTGGTACGAGAACTATGACGAGCCGAAGTATGTCTGGCAGTCGACCGCCTCGAACACCGACTTTGAACCCAAGCTGAGCCTTTCGCCGCTGACCTTCGGTACGTTGAAGGCTGCGTTCTACGCCATGATCCTGGCCGCTCCGCTGGCCATCGCGGCCGCTATCTACACGGCCTACTTCATGGCCCCGGGCATGCGCCGCAAGGTCAAGCCGGTAATCGAGCTGATGGAGGCGATGCCGACGGTTATTCTCGGTTTCTTCGCTGGTCTGTTCCTGGCGCCTTACCTGGAAGGACACCTGCCGGGCGTGTTCAGTCTGTTCCTGCTGATGCCGATTGGCATTCTGGTCGCAGGTTTCAGTTGGAGCCGCTTGCCTGAGTCGATCCGCCTGCGGGTCCCGGATGGTTGGGAAGCTGCGATTCTGATCCCGGTGATTCTGCTCACTGGTTGGTTCGCCTTGTACATGAGCCCGCTGCTGGAGACCTGGTTCTTCGGGGGGGACATGCGCCTGTGGATCACCAATGACCTGGGTATCACCTACGACCAGCGCAACGCCTTGGTAGTGGGTATCGCCATGGGCTTTGCGGTCATTCCAAACATTTATTCGATCGCTGAAGACGCCGTGTTCAGTGTGCCGCGCAGTCTGACCCTGGGCTCGCTGGCATTGGGTGCGACGCCATGGCAGACCCTGACCCGTGTGGTCATTCTCACCGCCAGCCCGGGTATCTTCTCAGCGCTGATGATCGGTATGGGCCGCGCTGTTGGTGAAACCATGATCGTGCTGATGGCTACCGGCAACACGCCGGTCATGGAAATGAACCTGTTTGAAGGTATGCGTACCCTGGCGGCCAACGTTGCGGTCGAGATGCCGGAGTCGGAAGTTGGTGGCAGTCACTATCGTGTGCTGTTCCTCGCCGCGCTGGTGTTGTTGATGTTCACCTTCGTGATGAACACCTTGGCCGAGCTGATTCGCCAGCGTCTGCGCAAGAAATACTCGTCGCTTTGA
- a CDS encoding phosphate ABC transporter substrate-binding protein PstS, with product MKLKRLMAALTFVAAGVATANAVAAVDPAIPTYTKTTGVSGNLSSVGSDTLANLMTLWAEAYKKEYPNVNIQIQAAGSSTAPPALTEGTANLGPMSRKMKDVELQAFEQKYGYKPTAIPVAVDALAVFVHKDNPIKGLTMAQVDAIFSSTRLCGAKADVKTWGDLGVTGDLANKPVQLFGRNSVSGTYGYFKEEALCKGDFKPNVNEQPGSASVVQSISSSLNGIGYSGIGYKTASVKTVPLAKKDGGAFVEDNEANALNGTYPLSRFLYVYVNKAPNKPLAPLEAEFVKLVLSQAGQQVVVKDGYIPLPAKVAEKALADLGLNHAAKGVAAN from the coding sequence ATGAAACTGAAGCGTTTGATGGCGGCCCTGACTTTCGTCGCCGCTGGCGTTGCCACCGCCAATGCGGTTGCCGCTGTTGACCCTGCTATTCCGACCTACACCAAGACCACTGGTGTGTCGGGCAACCTCTCCAGCGTCGGTTCCGATACCCTGGCGAACCTTATGACCCTGTGGGCTGAGGCCTACAAGAAGGAATACCCGAACGTAAATATTCAGATCCAGGCTGCTGGTTCCTCGACTGCGCCACCTGCGCTGACTGAAGGCACCGCCAACCTCGGCCCGATGAGCCGTAAAATGAAGGACGTCGAGCTGCAGGCGTTCGAACAGAAGTATGGCTACAAGCCAACTGCTATTCCGGTTGCTGTCGACGCACTGGCTGTATTCGTCCACAAGGACAATCCGATCAAAGGCCTGACCATGGCCCAGGTCGATGCGATCTTCTCGTCGACCCGCCTGTGCGGTGCTAAAGCTGACGTTAAAACCTGGGGTGACCTGGGTGTGACCGGCGACCTCGCCAACAAGCCAGTGCAACTATTCGGTCGTAACTCGGTATCCGGCACCTACGGCTACTTCAAGGAAGAAGCCCTGTGCAAAGGCGACTTCAAGCCTAACGTCAACGAACAACCGGGCTCGGCTTCGGTGGTGCAGTCGATCAGCAGCTCGCTGAACGGTATCGGTTACTCGGGTATCGGTTACAAGACTGCCAGCGTCAAGACTGTGCCTCTGGCCAAGAAAGACGGCGGCGCATTCGTTGAAGACAACGAAGCCAACGCTCTGAACGGCACCTACCCGCTGTCGCGCTTCCTCTACGTCTACGTAAACAAAGCGCCGAACAAGCCTCTGGCCCCGCTGGAAGCCGAGTTCGTCAAACTGGTTCTGTCGCAGGCAGGCCAGCAGGTGGTAGTGAAAGACGGTTACATCCCACTGCCTGCCAAAGTGGCTGAAAAAGCCCTGGCGGACCTGGGTCTGAACCACGCCGCCAAAGGCGTCGCAGCAAACTAA
- a CDS encoding D-hexose-6-phosphate mutarotase, with amino-acid sequence MSTPKVESEQHGELNCWRITSSHAELLVAQQGAQVLSYQRLGEPPLLWLSEQAIFKQGKSVRAGVPVCWPWFGNLKRNPATVQAMYGAEEGPAHGLVRGRDWQLLGIDSSGESVRVEFTLPATQGDLPDWPHNVELTLAIVMGEQLTVTLSSYNLDNAPVTLSQALHSYFAVSDVRQVLVEGVDDLSYIETLADWQQRTQQGTLGFAGETDRIYLQSPEQLHIVDPAWHRRITLTSSGSRSAVIWNPWTDRAAELADMANDGWQRMLCIETANVWDDIVTLAPGATHSLSLCISSEPL; translated from the coding sequence ATGTCCACACCCAAGGTCGAATCCGAACAGCATGGCGAGCTTAACTGCTGGCGTATCACCAGCAGCCATGCCGAACTGCTGGTCGCCCAGCAGGGCGCGCAAGTTCTGAGCTATCAGCGGCTCGGTGAGCCGCCTTTGCTGTGGCTCAGCGAACAAGCCATTTTCAAACAGGGCAAATCTGTGCGTGCCGGAGTACCGGTATGCTGGCCCTGGTTTGGCAATCTCAAGCGCAACCCTGCTACGGTGCAAGCCATGTATGGTGCCGAGGAGGGGCCAGCTCATGGCTTGGTTCGTGGTCGCGACTGGCAACTGCTCGGTATCGACAGCAGTGGCGAAAGTGTTCGTGTCGAATTCACATTGCCAGCCACTCAGGGCGATCTTCCCGACTGGCCGCACAACGTCGAGCTCACGTTGGCCATCGTCATGGGCGAGCAACTGACCGTCACCCTCTCCAGCTATAACCTGGACAACGCTCCAGTCACCCTCAGCCAGGCACTGCATAGCTACTTTGCCGTCAGCGATGTGCGCCAGGTACTGGTCGAAGGCGTTGACGACCTGAGCTACATCGAAACCCTGGCGGATTGGCAACAACGCACACAACAAGGCACGCTAGGTTTTGCCGGTGAAACCGACCGCATCTATTTGCAGAGCCCTGAGCAACTGCACATTGTCGATCCGGCATGGCACCGGCGCATTACCTTGACCAGCAGCGGTTCGCGCTCGGCGGTGATCTGGAACCCCTGGACTGACCGCGCTGCGGAACTGGCTGACATGGCCAACGATGGCTGGCAACGCATGCTATGTATCGAGACCGCCAATGTGTGGGACGAC
- a CDS encoding acyl-CoA thioesterase has protein sequence MIELEQEDPIPQGDLALQITALPRETNGFGDIFGGWLVAQMDLAGTAMASRVAGGRVATVAIDRMAFLVPVAVGAQLSFYTQTLEIGRSSIQMMVEVWSDDPLSSEWRKVTEAVFVFVAIDGSGRTRSVPPRR, from the coding sequence ATGATTGAACTCGAACAAGAAGATCCTATCCCGCAAGGCGACCTGGCCTTGCAGATCACCGCACTACCGCGTGAAACCAATGGTTTTGGCGATATATTCGGCGGCTGGCTAGTCGCGCAAATGGACTTGGCCGGCACGGCCATGGCCAGCCGAGTCGCTGGTGGCCGGGTAGCAACCGTGGCTATCGACCGCATGGCCTTCCTGGTACCTGTGGCCGTGGGTGCACAATTGTCTTTCTATACCCAGACCCTGGAAATCGGCCGTAGCTCGATCCAGATGATGGTCGAGGTGTGGAGCGACGATCCGCTGTCCAGTGAATGGCGCAAGGTTACCGAAGCGGTCTTCGTGTTTGTCGCCATCGATGGCAGCGGCCGCACTCGCTCGGTTCCTCCTCGTCGCTGA